In Zunongwangia profunda SM-A87, the following proteins share a genomic window:
- a CDS encoding UbiA prenyltransferase family protein, producing the protein MKRLKNLFELYINSSVHTGIAVVCFTLVTFLEFGIKIDHNLLGFIFFGTITSYNFVKYASVARLHHSSLAGNLKIIQVFSFFCFVALLWFTLKQDYKTLFASSILGMLTLLYATPVLRGHQNLRNIAGVKVFVIAITATGTGVLLPLLHQYDVSFQDKFLAIFQRILIHVVLMLPFEIRDLRFDDPSLKTIPQLLGVKNTKLFGVVLMVLAVSISFFRTNIGHHSLIGLSIFSIVVVLMLWASRIKQKPFYAAFWVEAAPIFWVLILVILNVIF; encoded by the coding sequence GTGAAACGGCTTAAAAATCTTTTTGAACTTTATATAAACTCTAGTGTTCATACCGGGATTGCGGTGGTTTGTTTTACGCTGGTCACTTTTTTAGAGTTCGGGATTAAAATCGACCATAATCTATTGGGTTTTATCTTCTTCGGGACCATTACCAGCTATAATTTTGTAAAATATGCCAGTGTCGCGAGATTACATCATTCCAGTCTAGCCGGGAATCTTAAGATAATACAGGTATTTTCTTTTTTTTGTTTTGTGGCACTTTTGTGGTTCACCTTAAAGCAGGATTATAAAACCTTGTTTGCATCTTCTATTTTGGGTATGCTTACCTTACTTTACGCGACTCCGGTTTTAAGGGGACACCAAAATCTAAGAAATATCGCAGGTGTTAAGGTTTTTGTTATTGCTATAACAGCTACAGGGACCGGAGTTCTATTGCCGTTACTTCATCAATACGATGTTTCGTTTCAGGATAAATTTTTAGCAATTTTTCAACGAATATTGATTCATGTTGTCTTAATGTTGCCTTTCGAAATTCGGGATCTAAGATTTGATGATCCTTCTTTAAAAACAATTCCGCAATTGTTAGGGGTGAAAAATACGAAACTTTTTGGTGTTGTATTGATGGTACTAGCGGTAAGTATTTCGTTTTTTAGAACCAATATTGGTCATCATAGTTTAATTGGTCTAAGCATATTTTCTATAGTGGTAGTTTTGATGCTGTGGGCTTCTAGAATAAAGCAAAAGCCATTTTATGCTGCTTTTTGGGTAGAGGCAGCGCCCATTTTCTGGGTGCTGATTTTGGTTATTCTGAATGTGATTTTTTAA
- the gcvP gene encoding aminomethyl-transferring glycine dehydrogenase, giving the protein MRTDSFALRHIGPKEENLKEMLQTIGVDSLEQLIYETIPDDIRLKQPLNLPKALSENQYAEHIGKLAAKNKVFKSYIGLGYHQGILPAVIQRNILENPGWYTAYTPYQAEIAQGRLEALLNFQTMVSDLTGMEIANASLLDESTAAAEAMALLFAVRDRKQKKDDVNKFFVSEEVLPQTISLIKTRAEFLGIDIVLGDHAEFDFSAEFFGALIQYPGKYGQVFDYADFVNNCNLNSIKVAVAADILSLVKLQAPGELGVDVVVGTTQRFGIPLGYGGPHAAYFATKEAYKRNLPGRIIGVTKDADGNHALRMALQTREQHIKRDRATSNICTAQVLLAVMAGMYAVYHGPKGLQYIADTVHYSTTSLASQLEKLGYKQVNSAYFDTLQVKADAEKIKAAAEAKEYNFYYPDEETVVIALNETTTTEDINTVASIFAEVAGKETEVLSALKEINAIPEGVSRKKDFLSHDVFNAYHSETELMRYIKKLERKDLSLNHSMISLGSCTMKLNAASEMLPLSNPQWGNIHPFAPVEQAEGYQIVLKELENQLTEITGFSATSLQPNSGAQGEYAGLMVIRAYHESRGEGHRNVCLIPSSAHGTNPASAVMAGMKVVVTKATENGNIDIDDLREKAIEHKDHLAALMVTYPSTHGVFESAIREITQIIHDNGGQVYMDGANMNAQVGLTNPGNIGADVCHLNLHKTFAIPHGGGGPGVGPICVAKQLVPFLPGNPIIKTGGEKAIGAISSAPWGSSLVCLISYGYIKMLGSGGLQKATEYAILNANYIKERLSEHYKTLYSGERGRAAHELILDCRPFKDNGIEVTDIAKRLIDYGFHAPTVSFPVAGTVMIEPTESESKAELDRFCDALISIRKEIEEASENEPNNVLKNAPHTIKMLTASEWNLPYSREKAAFPLDYIADNKFWPTVRRVDEAFGDRNLMCTCPPIEEYMEA; this is encoded by the coding sequence ATGAGAACAGATTCTTTTGCCCTTCGCCACATTGGTCCTAAAGAAGAAAATCTTAAAGAGATGCTTCAAACTATCGGTGTTGATAGTTTAGAGCAACTTATATACGAAACTATCCCAGACGATATTCGTTTAAAACAGCCCCTAAATCTACCAAAAGCGCTTAGTGAAAATCAATACGCAGAGCATATTGGGAAATTAGCGGCTAAAAACAAGGTTTTTAAATCTTACATCGGGCTAGGTTACCACCAGGGAATTCTACCTGCGGTAATACAGCGTAATATTTTAGAAAACCCGGGATGGTATACTGCATACACCCCTTATCAAGCAGAGATTGCTCAGGGAAGATTAGAAGCTTTATTAAATTTCCAGACGATGGTAAGCGATCTTACCGGGATGGAAATCGCCAATGCGTCTCTTTTAGATGAGTCTACTGCAGCAGCAGAAGCTATGGCTTTGTTGTTTGCGGTTAGAGATCGTAAGCAAAAGAAAGATGATGTAAATAAGTTTTTTGTTTCTGAAGAGGTTTTACCACAAACCATCTCGTTAATTAAAACCCGTGCAGAATTTTTAGGTATCGATATCGTACTTGGAGACCATGCAGAATTTGATTTTTCAGCCGAATTCTTTGGAGCTTTAATACAGTATCCTGGAAAATACGGACAGGTTTTTGATTATGCAGATTTTGTAAATAATTGTAACCTGAACTCTATAAAGGTTGCGGTTGCCGCAGATATTTTAAGTTTAGTAAAACTACAGGCTCCTGGTGAGCTGGGTGTAGATGTTGTGGTAGGTACCACCCAACGTTTTGGAATTCCGTTAGGTTACGGTGGCCCACATGCTGCTTATTTTGCTACTAAAGAAGCTTACAAAAGAAACCTTCCCGGTCGTATAATTGGAGTCACCAAAGATGCAGATGGCAACCATGCCTTAAGAATGGCTTTACAGACCAGGGAACAACATATAAAACGTGATCGTGCAACTTCAAATATTTGTACCGCTCAGGTTTTACTGGCCGTAATGGCAGGAATGTATGCGGTCTATCACGGACCAAAAGGATTGCAATACATTGCAGATACCGTTCACTATTCTACGACAAGCTTAGCTTCTCAATTAGAAAAATTAGGATACAAACAGGTAAATTCAGCTTACTTCGATACACTTCAGGTGAAAGCAGATGCTGAAAAAATTAAAGCTGCTGCGGAAGCTAAAGAATACAACTTCTACTATCCAGATGAAGAAACGGTTGTTATTGCTTTAAACGAAACGACAACTACTGAAGATATAAATACAGTGGCCTCGATTTTTGCTGAAGTAGCTGGTAAAGAAACCGAAGTACTTTCAGCATTAAAAGAAATTAATGCCATTCCAGAAGGAGTTTCAAGAAAAAAAGATTTCTTAAGTCATGACGTTTTTAACGCATATCATTCAGAAACCGAATTGATGCGTTATATCAAAAAATTAGAACGTAAAGATCTTTCCTTAAATCACTCGATGATTTCTTTAGGATCCTGTACCATGAAGTTGAATGCTGCTTCAGAAATGCTACCGCTTAGCAATCCACAATGGGGTAATATACACCCGTTTGCTCCGGTAGAACAGGCAGAAGGTTACCAGATCGTTCTTAAAGAACTGGAAAATCAACTTACAGAAATTACCGGCTTTTCAGCTACTTCGTTGCAACCAAACTCTGGGGCGCAGGGAGAATATGCAGGATTAATGGTCATTAGAGCTTACCATGAATCTCGTGGTGAAGGCCATCGTAACGTATGCTTAATTCCTTCCTCTGCACATGGTACCAACCCGGCTTCTGCGGTAATGGCAGGAATGAAAGTAGTGGTAACTAAAGCTACCGAAAACGGAAATATAGATATTGATGATCTAAGAGAAAAAGCGATCGAGCATAAAGATCATCTTGCTGCTTTAATGGTTACCTATCCTTCTACACATGGGGTATTCGAATCGGCTATTCGCGAGATTACCCAGATTATTCATGACAATGGGGGGCAGGTGTATATGGATGGTGCTAATATGAACGCTCAGGTTGGTTTAACCAATCCAGGAAATATTGGAGCCGATGTTTGTCACTTAAACCTACATAAAACCTTTGCCATTCCTCATGGAGGTGGTGGTCCGGGTGTTGGCCCTATTTGTGTTGCAAAACAACTGGTACCATTTTTACCAGGTAACCCCATAATTAAAACCGGGGGAGAAAAAGCAATTGGCGCAATTTCTTCAGCACCTTGGGGATCATCTTTAGTTTGTTTAATTTCTTACGGATATATAAAAATGCTGGGAAGTGGCGGCTTACAAAAAGCTACCGAGTATGCTATCCTGAATGCAAATTATATTAAAGAACGACTTTCAGAGCATTATAAAACCTTATATTCTGGCGAACGTGGACGTGCAGCTCACGAATTGATCTTGGATTGCCGCCCATTTAAAGACAACGGTATTGAGGTTACTGATATCGCGAAACGCCTTATTGATTACGGCTTTCATGCACCAACAGTATCTTTCCCTGTAGCGGGAACGGTAATGATCGAACCAACAGAAAGCGAAAGCAAAGCAGAGTTAGATCGTTTTTGTGATGCTTTGATTTCTATTAGAAAAGAAATCGAAGAAGCAAGTGAAAATGAGCCAAACAATGTACTAAAAAACGCTCCGCATACTATAAAAATGCTTACAGCAAGCGAATGGAATTTGCCATATAGCAGAGAAAAAGCAGCTTTTCCATTAGACTATATTGCAGATAATAAATTTTGGCCTACCGTTAGAAGAGTTGATGAAGCTTTTGGTGATCGAAATTTAATGTGTACCTGTCCTCCTATAGAAGAGTATATGGAAGCATAA